One genomic segment of Paraburkholderia hospita includes these proteins:
- a CDS encoding alpha/beta hydrolase has translation MALFSVRTLGFPEIRQDGQLCHLALRKGVALLVYLAEAKGPVGRDAVATMLWPEGREEVVRARFRRLLHRLQLTLGDDVLTTDRSTVRWSAAIDLQVDSQLFEQACDRGEFERACRHYPGDFLEGFSPGDCPQFDEWAFFRREALRGRAIQALERVVHDRNAAGDYAAAAAHAGRLVELDPLSEVYGRHLIRNLLLAGDRATAQRHLEALTQRLRDELNVAPESETRALLNAGATLPIEQPPSTRYVSGGGVHLAFQTYGAGPIDVLVLPGFVSHVERVWEEPRCRAFLSSLAGMGRLILLDRRGIGLSDRVGFNPSVDATAQDIGTVLDAASSRRVVLFGASEGGPACIKFAVDHPDRVAGLILFASLAKGTATHDYPYALQAGQYDLWLQQLIAVWGGPAGIETFAPSLSGDPQARAWWAGLLRAASSPGALKGVLEALRDMDVRQFLGRVSMPTLVLHRHDDRAVRIGASRHLASHIAQARFIELDGADHWAFAGDQQPVLDHIGRFVGSLAG, from the coding sequence ATGGCTCTGTTCAGCGTGCGGACGCTTGGATTTCCGGAGATCCGTCAGGACGGCCAGTTGTGCCATCTGGCCTTGCGCAAAGGCGTCGCGCTGCTGGTCTACCTGGCCGAAGCGAAGGGCCCAGTCGGGCGCGACGCCGTCGCTACGATGTTGTGGCCGGAGGGCCGCGAAGAGGTGGTACGGGCGCGGTTTCGGCGCCTGTTGCATCGCCTCCAGCTCACCCTCGGCGACGACGTTCTTACGACCGACCGGTCAACCGTTCGATGGTCGGCAGCGATCGACTTGCAGGTGGATTCCCAGCTGTTCGAGCAAGCCTGCGACCGCGGCGAGTTCGAGCGGGCGTGCCGCCATTATCCCGGCGACTTTCTCGAGGGTTTTTCGCCCGGCGACTGCCCACAGTTCGACGAGTGGGCTTTTTTTCGCCGGGAGGCCTTGCGGGGCCGGGCGATCCAGGCGCTCGAGCGAGTGGTGCACGACAGGAATGCGGCCGGCGACTACGCGGCCGCGGCCGCGCACGCCGGCCGTCTTGTTGAGCTCGATCCGCTCAGCGAAGTGTACGGCCGGCACCTCATCCGCAACCTTCTGCTCGCCGGAGACCGGGCCACGGCCCAGCGGCATCTCGAAGCCCTGACGCAGCGACTTCGCGACGAGCTCAATGTGGCACCCGAATCCGAGACTCGCGCGCTGCTGAATGCAGGCGCAACCTTGCCCATCGAGCAACCGCCGTCGACGCGCTACGTCAGCGGTGGCGGCGTCCATCTCGCATTCCAGACCTACGGCGCCGGCCCTATCGATGTTCTGGTGCTGCCCGGCTTCGTGTCTCACGTCGAACGGGTTTGGGAGGAGCCCCGGTGCCGGGCGTTCCTGTCCTCGCTCGCCGGGATGGGCCGTCTGATCCTGCTCGATCGTCGCGGCATCGGGCTTTCCGACCGGGTCGGGTTCAATCCCAGCGTCGACGCGACCGCGCAGGACATCGGCACCGTGCTGGACGCCGCAAGCAGCCGCCGCGTCGTGCTGTTCGGCGCGTCCGAGGGCGGACCGGCATGCATCAAATTTGCCGTTGATCACCCCGATCGAGTCGCTGGCCTCATTCTGTTCGCCTCGCTGGCGAAGGGAACCGCAACGCACGACTATCCCTATGCACTTCAGGCTGGTCAGTATGACTTGTGGCTCCAGCAGCTCATTGCAGTCTGGGGCGGACCTGCAGGCATCGAAACATTCGCGCCGAGCCTGTCGGGCGATCCACAGGCGAGAGCCTGGTGGGCAGGCTTGCTTCGGGCTGCGTCGAGCCCGGGAGCCCTCAAGGGCGTGCTCGAGGCGTTGCGCGATATGGATGTGCGGCAGTTCCTCGGCCGAGTTTCCATGCCTACCCTGGTGCTGCATCGTCACGACGACCGCGCCGTTCGCATCGGCGCCAGCCGGCATCTCGCCAGTCACATCGCGCAGGCGCGATTCATCGAGCTCGATGGCGCCGATCACTGGGCTTTCGCCGGCGATCAGCAGCCCGTCCTGGACCACATCGGGCGATTTGTCGGCAGTCTCGCTGGGTAG
- a CDS encoding alkene reductase: protein MARLFNPIQVGAYTLSHRVVLAPMTRLRTIQPDDIPSPMMADFYGQRASAGGLEIVEAASVSVQARSYLGAASIYHDGQMEGWRAIAKAVHAKGGRVFLQLIHGGRQSHVEMTGGVDPVAPSVVPFDGVALTKDGFVPASPHRALGIEEIPAIVEDFRAAAQRAKEAGFDGVELHAANGYLVDQFIQDGTNQRTDAYGGPIENRVRFLRETLEALISVWGADRVGVRISPSGEWGGISDSDPEATFSYVARLLDSYEIAYLHVIEPRVKGDDTLHHDHPPVATKYLRKHFSGPIIAAGGFDRASAIATVESGDADLVAFGRHFSSNPDLPYRLQHDLPLTPYVRTAFWGGTEADYSDFLTHEETQALESTEENATADEAQNA, encoded by the coding sequence ATGGCCAGGCTCTTCAATCCGATCCAGGTAGGTGCATACACACTCTCACACCGCGTGGTCCTCGCGCCGATGACCCGTCTGCGCACCATTCAACCCGACGACATCCCCAGCCCGATGATGGCCGACTTCTACGGACAGCGCGCATCGGCAGGCGGCCTGGAAATCGTCGAAGCCGCGAGCGTCTCGGTGCAGGCGCGCTCGTACCTCGGTGCGGCAAGCATCTACCACGACGGCCAGATGGAAGGCTGGCGCGCGATTGCGAAAGCGGTCCACGCAAAGGGCGGACGCGTGTTCCTGCAACTGATTCACGGCGGCCGTCAGAGCCATGTCGAGATGACAGGCGGCGTCGATCCCGTGGCGCCTTCCGTCGTGCCGTTCGACGGCGTGGCGCTCACTAAAGACGGTTTCGTCCCCGCCTCGCCGCATCGCGCGCTCGGCATCGAAGAAATTCCCGCGATCGTCGAGGATTTCCGCGCCGCCGCGCAACGCGCAAAGGAAGCCGGCTTCGACGGTGTCGAACTTCACGCAGCGAACGGTTATCTCGTCGACCAGTTCATCCAGGACGGCACCAACCAGCGGACGGACGCATACGGCGGCCCGATCGAAAACCGCGTGCGCTTCCTCCGTGAAACGCTCGAAGCACTGATCTCGGTGTGGGGCGCGGACCGCGTCGGCGTGCGGATTTCGCCTTCGGGCGAATGGGGCGGTATCTCCGACAGCGACCCCGAAGCGACGTTCAGCTACGTGGCACGGCTGCTCGACTCGTACGAGATCGCTTATCTGCACGTGATCGAACCGCGCGTCAAAGGCGACGACACGCTGCATCACGACCATCCGCCCGTCGCGACGAAGTATCTGCGCAAGCACTTCTCGGGTCCGATCATCGCTGCGGGCGGTTTCGATCGTGCGAGCGCAATCGCCACGGTCGAATCGGGCGATGCCGATCTCGTCGCGTTCGGCCGCCATTTCTCGTCGAATCCCGATCTGCCGTATCGCCTGCAGCACGACCTGCCGCTCACGCCGTATGTGCGCACAGCGTTCTGGGGCGGCACGGAAGCGGACTATTCGGACTTCCTCACGCATGAAGAGACTCAAGCGTTGGAAAGTACCGAAGAGAACGCCACCGCAGACGAGGCGCAAAACGCCTGA
- a CDS encoding LysR family transcriptional regulator → MDRLAAIEIFIRVVDTGSFSAAARHFDIGQPAASKAVAQLEEWLGVKLLLRSTRALTPTEAGQNFYQRARRAVEEADEAVLAARGTAAGLTGKLRVSAAVCFARLHIVPRLPAFLEQHPELDLELVLDDRNIDLVEEGIDLALRMGELADSNMTARRIAVARRRVLATPAYFERHGMPQAPADLHAHRAVVYTRDVGGGEEWTFRSDTAELPVRLQGRVRISATEGLRAAVFADMGLAVASEWAFWPELKSGAVVSVMDDWMLPAIPLSAVYPTGRLASSKARQFTAFVEECLAPEFAPERFMGHGKSQAA, encoded by the coding sequence ATGGACCGCCTTGCGGCGATCGAAATCTTTATCCGCGTCGTCGATACAGGTTCGTTTTCGGCTGCGGCGCGACACTTCGATATCGGCCAGCCGGCCGCGTCGAAAGCCGTTGCGCAGCTCGAGGAATGGCTCGGCGTCAAGCTGCTGCTGCGCTCGACGCGCGCGCTCACGCCGACGGAGGCCGGCCAGAACTTCTATCAGCGCGCGAGACGCGCAGTCGAAGAAGCGGACGAGGCCGTGCTGGCGGCGCGAGGCACAGCGGCGGGACTGACGGGCAAGCTGAGGGTGTCGGCGGCAGTATGTTTCGCGCGGCTGCACATCGTGCCGCGCTTGCCGGCCTTTCTCGAACAGCACCCGGAACTCGATCTCGAACTGGTGCTCGACGATCGCAACATCGATCTCGTCGAAGAGGGCATCGACCTCGCATTGCGCATGGGCGAACTGGCGGACTCGAACATGACGGCGCGCCGCATTGCTGTCGCGCGCCGGCGCGTGCTCGCGACGCCTGCCTATTTCGAACGGCACGGCATGCCGCAAGCGCCTGCCGATCTGCACGCGCATCGCGCCGTCGTCTACACGCGCGATGTCGGCGGCGGAGAGGAGTGGACGTTTCGCAGCGACACGGCGGAGTTGCCCGTGCGGCTGCAGGGCCGCGTGAGGATCTCCGCGACCGAGGGTCTTCGCGCGGCCGTCTTTGCGGATATGGGCCTTGCCGTCGCGTCGGAATGGGCCTTTTGGCCTGAACTGAAATCGGGCGCTGTCGTTTCGGTGATGGATGACTGGATGCTGCCGGCCATTCCGTTGTCCGCCGTTTATCCGACGGGACGGCTGGCCAGCAGCAAGGCGCGTCAGTTCACTGCATTCGTCGAGGAGTGCCTTGCGCCCGAGTTCGCGCCGGAACGCTTCATGGGCCACGGCAAGTCGCAGGCCGCGTGA
- a CDS encoding LysR family transcriptional regulator yields MELRHLRYFVAVAETGSLTVAAEQRLFTSQPSLSRQIRDLEDEVKAELFSRSARGVELTASGKAFLDHARLALAQVDAAIEAARRASRPAKQVFALGFLTGQEMTWLPRAMQVLRDELPNIDVTVSSGYSPDLADAVARGKLDLAFVRREPGLDLDYRVVYREKLVVLMPSDHRLTAKQAISPSDLEGETFIMASNKARVLHDVVARYLQENGLDPKPEHGVDNLAMAMSLVASTRGLSLMPEYANNLLPWSVVSRPLVGEAPTVDLAIGYSRSNASPVLKLFLSRADELVDVS; encoded by the coding sequence ATGGAGTTACGCCATCTGCGCTATTTCGTTGCCGTAGCGGAAACGGGCAGCCTCACGGTCGCCGCGGAGCAACGGCTGTTCACGTCGCAGCCATCGCTTAGCCGGCAGATCCGGGATCTCGAGGACGAGGTCAAGGCGGAGCTGTTCAGCCGCAGCGCGCGCGGCGTCGAGTTGACCGCGTCGGGCAAGGCGTTCCTCGACCACGCACGGCTTGCGCTCGCACAGGTCGACGCTGCCATCGAAGCCGCGCGGCGCGCGTCGCGTCCGGCCAAGCAGGTCTTCGCGCTCGGTTTTCTGACGGGTCAGGAAATGACGTGGCTGCCGCGCGCCATGCAGGTGTTGCGCGACGAGTTGCCGAACATCGACGTGACGGTGTCGAGTGGCTACTCGCCCGACCTCGCCGACGCCGTGGCGCGCGGCAAGCTCGATCTTGCGTTCGTGCGCAGGGAGCCCGGGCTCGATCTCGATTACCGCGTCGTCTATCGCGAGAAGCTTGTCGTGCTGATGCCGAGCGACCATCGGCTGACGGCGAAGCAAGCGATCAGTCCGTCGGATCTGGAAGGCGAGACGTTCATCATGGCGTCGAACAAGGCGCGCGTGCTGCACGATGTGGTCGCACGATATCTGCAGGAGAATGGGCTCGATCCGAAGCCTGAGCATGGTGTCGATAACCTTGCGATGGCGATGTCGCTGGTTGCGTCGACGCGCGGGCTTTCGTTGATGCCCGAGTACGCGAATAATCTGCTGCCGTGGTCGGTGGTCAGTCGTCCGCTGGTAGGCGAGGCGCCGACCGTCGATCTCGCGATCGGCTACAGTCGATCGAATGCGTCGCCTGTTCTGAAGCTGTTTTTGTCGAGGGCGGATGAACTGGTGGACGTTAGCTGA
- a CDS encoding SDR family NAD(P)-dependent oxidoreductase yields the protein MNDLAGKTALVTGASRGIGRAIALALGRAGAQVLVHYSSNEAAADSTVAGIVAAGGHAQKIAADLGAADGPRMLAQRVRAIVGGRLDVLVANAGIAKAASIEDTTVEDFDELFAVNVRAPFFLVQQLLPMLCKGSSVVLLSSLAARASVGELAAYAATKGAVDTLARHFASALGERGVRVNAIAPGVVATDMSSFATTDAGRDYTLSLQALKRVAQPDDIAGAVTFLASDKANWITGDTLRVDGGSKL from the coding sequence ATGAACGACCTCGCTGGAAAAACCGCGCTTGTCACGGGCGCCTCCCGCGGCATTGGCCGCGCCATCGCGCTTGCACTCGGCCGCGCCGGCGCGCAAGTGCTCGTGCATTACAGCAGCAATGAAGCGGCCGCCGACTCGACCGTCGCCGGGATCGTCGCGGCCGGCGGCCACGCGCAGAAAATCGCCGCCGACCTGGGCGCCGCCGACGGTCCGCGCATGCTCGCCCAACGCGTGCGCGCCATCGTCGGCGGACGGCTCGACGTGCTCGTCGCGAACGCGGGCATCGCCAAGGCTGCGAGCATCGAAGACACGACGGTCGAAGACTTCGACGAACTCTTTGCCGTCAACGTGCGCGCGCCGTTCTTCCTCGTTCAGCAACTCCTGCCGATGCTATGCAAAGGCAGCAGCGTCGTACTGCTGTCGTCGCTGGCGGCGCGTGCGTCGGTTGGCGAGCTGGCCGCCTATGCCGCAACAAAGGGTGCCGTCGATACGCTCGCGCGGCACTTCGCATCGGCGCTCGGCGAGCGCGGCGTGCGCGTGAATGCGATCGCGCCCGGCGTCGTCGCAACCGACATGTCGAGCTTCGCGACAACCGATGCAGGCCGCGACTACACGCTGAGTCTGCAGGCGCTGAAGCGCGTCGCGCAGCCCGACGACATCGCCGGCGCCGTGACATTCCTTGCTTCCGACAAGGCGAACTGGATCACGGGCGACACGCTGCGCGTCGACGGCGGATCGAAGCTCTGA